The Cryptococcus gattii WM276 chromosome B, complete sequence genome has a segment encoding these proteins:
- a CDS encoding uncharacterized protein (Similar to TIGR gene model, INSD accession AAW42044.1) produces MWRHQNLRPVIAGLPMLFGESVSQLSAPLLQMNPLSRFTVECFAHLLGVLVVGAVWTRFQPIAYAVEKVINSDILGKPRRFSAGFSMDWDLDASPDSSRMVNPALGGGSLLDMFAYPSVWAMLLVHHHPLNTDKDPKVLFTHQTIYPRSGVDINSRWLVEWKGLCQGMLMTYLVVLPSYQPETFSIHSRPSRFLSPKGTMASSTTHSRPLHEVIFEADEIARCIRDGESERIPWEESRMVYGWVDKGAEQNCQVGGD; encoded by the exons ATGTGGCGACATCAGAATCTGAGGCCTGTCATCGCTGGTCTCCCAATGCTGTTCGGTGAAAGCGTATCTCAATTATCAGCACCTCTTCTGCAAATGAACCCCTTATCGAGATTCACTGTTGAGTGCTTTGCCCACTTGCTAGGAGTTCTGGTGGTGGGAGCTGTGTGGACTCGGTTCCAGCCCATCGCCTATGCCGTTGAAAAAGTCATCAACTCCGACATTCTCGGTAAACCCAGGCGTTTTTCGGCGGGTTTCTCTATGGACTGGGACTTGGACG CCTCTCCCGATTCTAGCCGAATGGTCAACCCAGCTCTTGGCGGCGGCTCGCTTCTTGACATGTTCGCCTACCCCTCTGTCTGGGCCATGCTCCTCGTCCACCACCATCCTCTCAATACTGATAAAGACCCCAAGGTGCTCTTCACCCATCAAACTATTTACCCTCGCTCTGGAGTGGACATCAATTCGAGGTGGTTGGTGGAATGGAAGGGGCTTTGTCAGGGAATGTTGATGACATATTTGG TAGTACTCCCTTCTTACCAACCTGAGACATTCTCCATCCACTCCCGTCCCTCTCGcttcctcagtcccaaaGGCACCATGGCCTCCTCCACCACTCACAGCCGCCCTCTCCATGAAGTCATTTTCGAAGCAGATGAGATTGCGAGGTGTATTAGGGATGGTGAGAGTGAGAGGATACCATGGGAGGAGAGCAGGATGGTGTACGGGTGGGTCGATAAGGGGGCCGAGCAAAACTGCCAAGTTGGTGGGGACTGA
- a CDS encoding Hypothetical protein (Similar to TIGR gene model, INSD accession AAW45167.1) — MYKGGLIIDEQDFDDTYVRRYLDRFIQDNSNGKRTAFSHQANLKTVFYFGKDKEWAKLDLVDEYRRNTGKVLGVTMWYVILGYAISGCIFGLSIVNEYFYRIVYLDRSSTSKNPVLALETDSGFLEKARPHFGDPPDEYSVEELSALLEFWASPPNRLISDRANSILNKEARHRLDATILLFLAHAASLPSQRFVNDPASLLDSASDTSSNPNEDTLLLDHLSAVPCPNITKSDPVDIDPDDIDSESGDLTLAAYRDRLTMLEKSAICTSFTHMSKKSPTRTSRA, encoded by the exons ATGTACAAGGGAGGGCTAATCATTGATGAGCAAGATTTCGACGACACATATGTTCGTCGCTATCTTGATCGGTTCATCCAAGATAACAGCAATGGGAAACGTACAGCGTTCTCACATCAAGCAAATTTGAAAACGGTCTTCTACTTCGGAAAGGACAAAGAGTGGGCGAAGCTAGATCTGGTGGATGAGTACAGACGCAACACGGGAAAAGTTCTTGGAGTC ACTATGTGGTACGTCATCTTGGGCTACGCCATCTCAGGCTGTATCTTCGGTCTCTCGATAGTCAACGAATACTTTTACCGGATTGTGTATCTCGATCGAAGCTCGACCTCAAAGAACCCCGTACTTGCCCTCGAGACAGATAGCGGGTTTTTGGAGAAAGCCAGACCACATTTTGGAGATCCGCCAGATGAGTACTCCGTCGAGGAACTCTCAGCGCTGCTCGAATTTTGGGCATCGCCTCCGAATCGTTTGATCAGCGACCGTGCCAACTCCATTTTGAATAAAGAAGCAAGGCATCGTCTGGATGCGACCATCCTCTTGTTCCTTGCTCATGCGGCGTCACTTCCAAGTCAACGCTTCGTCAATGACCCTGCCTCCCTTTTGGACTCGGCCTCTGATACGTCCTCCAACCCCAATGAAGACACTCTTTTGCTTGATCATCTCTCCGCCGTCCCCTGCCCAAATATAACCAAGTCCGACCCTGTCGATATTGATCCCGACGATATCGACTCTGAATCGGGCGACCTGACGTTGGCGGCCTATAGGGACCGCCTTACAATGCTGGAG AAATCTGCTATTTGCACATCATTCACTCATATGTCGAAGAAATCTCCAACGAGAACCTCAAGAGCATAG